Proteins from a genomic interval of Paenibacillus sp. FSL H8-0048:
- a CDS encoding methyl-accepting chemotaxis protein — translation MAKNSKKPKSTQKAKAQKTEASQTTSNTAEKRNYRTVLNGSLRQVKRVNPTKSVGVKLFLIFLSSIVVVVLFLGLLSYNKAKNTIKENVSEANRQTIIQTSEKLDITLKQYESLALQLYFDTQMQANLTELSSAKSSYDKFVATDAISKKLSSQTTTDANIVAISLIPEDPEMGIVSSGSTGLAGDDVRAQEWYKTVVKNSSSYEPYYTSEAKSAQNYWFPTAVEGSGGKNLAMVRTLKNLGSNASYVVMLELKSTLLEEAFKSVQLGDGSRIQLVAPDGIVVASSQPEQDGKATVLNFIKDSKVNNDSTEAKDENGKNILAVYNPMQKADWKLAGVVPTGQLVQAATPILFTTFLAAGAAAVLAMIVGFWMVQLIAKPLARLKDLMLEGAEGNLSVRTQYVSKDEIGQLSASFNMMMGKITELVAQTTDTAREVLETAGELGDASRKTAISAKEIAAATEEIAGGAGSLAQEAERGNELTDLIATQMQSVIAANSEMDQAARAVGEASGQGAVQLESLLDQTGRTGEMTSALVDRVNNLKETVYSVIKVLDVMKNITQQTNILSLNATIEAARAGEAGRGFMVVAGEVRELADQSKQSIALVAGITDKIVAEMDETVAVLSEVAPLFKEQMVSVKSTSEIFVSVKGQMEDFITSLESVTGAIDSLNHSQGVLSDAMGNVSAVAQQSSATSEEVASLSSEQQNVSDHLVALSNKLQGASTQLESKLSLFTIK, via the coding sequence GTGGCGAAAAACAGTAAAAAGCCAAAGAGCACACAAAAGGCTAAGGCCCAGAAGACAGAAGCTTCACAGACAACTAGCAACACGGCAGAGAAGAGAAATTACAGGACAGTATTGAACGGCTCGCTACGCCAGGTGAAGAGGGTGAACCCGACCAAATCCGTTGGGGTGAAGCTGTTCCTGATCTTCTTATCCTCTATCGTGGTAGTGGTCCTGTTCTTAGGACTTCTGTCTTACAACAAAGCGAAGAATACAATTAAAGAGAATGTGTCCGAAGCCAACCGGCAGACGATTATTCAGACCTCAGAGAAGCTGGATATTACCTTGAAGCAGTATGAGAGTCTCGCGCTTCAGTTATATTTTGATACACAGATGCAGGCGAATCTGACAGAGCTGTCTTCGGCGAAGAGCAGTTATGATAAGTTCGTGGCTACCGATGCGATCAGCAAGAAGCTGTCCAGCCAGACTACGACAGATGCTAATATCGTCGCCATATCGCTCATTCCGGAGGACCCTGAGATGGGGATCGTTTCCAGCGGAAGCACCGGTCTCGCGGGTGATGATGTGAGAGCTCAGGAATGGTACAAGACCGTGGTCAAGAATTCAAGCTCTTATGAGCCTTATTATACGTCAGAAGCCAAATCCGCCCAGAACTACTGGTTCCCTACCGCCGTTGAAGGCAGCGGCGGCAAGAACCTGGCCATGGTTAGAACACTTAAGAATCTGGGCTCCAATGCCTCTTATGTAGTCATGCTGGAGCTTAAGAGCACCCTCCTGGAAGAAGCCTTCAAGAGTGTGCAGCTTGGGGATGGCTCGCGGATTCAACTGGTTGCCCCGGATGGAATCGTAGTGGCATCCTCGCAGCCCGAACAGGACGGCAAAGCCACCGTACTGAATTTCATCAAGGACAGCAAGGTGAACAATGACAGCACGGAAGCGAAGGATGAGAACGGCAAGAATATCCTTGCTGTATACAACCCGATGCAGAAGGCAGACTGGAAGCTTGCCGGTGTAGTTCCTACCGGACAACTGGTTCAAGCTGCTACGCCGATTCTGTTTACCACGTTCCTTGCTGCGGGAGCGGCAGCCGTGCTTGCTATGATTGTCGGCTTCTGGATGGTTCAGTTGATCGCCAAGCCGCTGGCACGCTTGAAGGACCTGATGCTGGAGGGAGCCGAAGGCAACCTGAGTGTCCGTACCCAGTATGTCTCTAAGGATGAGATCGGCCAGCTGTCGGCCTCCTTCAATATGATGATGGGCAAGATTACTGAGCTGGTGGCCCAGACTACAGATACAGCCCGCGAAGTCCTTGAGACTGCGGGTGAGCTGGGGGATGCCTCGCGCAAGACGGCGATCTCCGCCAAGGAAATCGCTGCGGCCACGGAAGAGATTGCCGGCGGTGCCGGAAGTCTGGCCCAGGAAGCCGAGCGCGGCAATGAGCTGACAGACTTGATCGCAACGCAGATGCAGAGTGTCATTGCAGCTAACTCTGAGATGGATCAGGCAGCGCGTGCAGTTGGGGAAGCCAGCGGACAGGGTGCTGTACAGCTGGAATCGCTGCTGGATCAGACCGGACGTACAGGTGAAATGACCTCTGCTCTGGTGGATAGAGTCAATAATCTCAAGGAAACGGTATATTCCGTAATCAAGGTGCTGGATGTGATGAAGAATATTACCCAGCAGACGAACATTTTGTCTCTGAATGCAACGATTGAAGCAGCGAGAGCAGGCGAAGCTGGCCGTGGCTTCATGGTAGTCGCAGGGGAGGTCCGGGAGCTTGCCGACCAATCCAAGCAATCCATTGCTCTGGTCGCCGGAATTACAGATAAGATCGTAGCTGAGATGGATGAGACGGTTGCTGTCCTGTCTGAGGTGGCTCCGCTGTTCAAGGAGCAGATGGTATCCGTGAAGAGTACCAGTGAAATCTTCGTGTCCGTTAAGGGTCAAATGGAGGACTTTATTACAAGTCTGGAGTCTGTAACAGGAGCCATCGACAGTCTGAACCATTCACAGGGTGTGCTTTCCGATGCTATGGGGAATGTAAGTGCGGTGGCGCAGCAATCCTCGGCAACCTCAGAAGAGGTTGCCTCCCTCAGCAGTGAGCAGCAGAATGTCAGTGACCATCTCGTAGCCTTGTCGAACAAGCTGCAAGGGGCTTCTACCCAACTGGAAAGCAAGCTGTCGCTGTTTACGATCAAATAA
- a CDS encoding peptidase U32 family protein has translation MGTITKPQFKGKRYRLDRPELLAPAGNLEKLKFAVHYGADAVYIGGQKYGLRSGADNFTFEEMREGVEFAKKYGAKVFVATNIYAHNEDIAGIEEYLRNLYEAGIAAIIVADPVIVDTALRLVPGLEVHLSTQQSTLNWQAVSYWKEEGLPRVVLGRETSLEEIAEIKQHVDIEIESFIHGAMCSSYSGRCVLSNHFTDRDSNRGGCCQSCRWKYDLFEDARPEGNWVSEEEQAEAPQALQPGITQLPLHQPEDNPFTMGSKDLCMLESIPDLIEAGIDSFKIEGRMKSIHYVATVVNAYRKAIDAYMADPEGYVLKPEWLEELQKAANRPLNTGFFYDTPDHEDHIYEPEEKAAPYDFAGLVLEYDAESGMALVQQRNNFKPGQEVEFFGPDDTFFKQTVGELWDEAGNPLDVARHPLQRVRMKVDHPVAYFDMMRKRK, from the coding sequence ATGGGAACCATAACCAAGCCCCAGTTCAAGGGCAAGCGTTACCGTCTGGACAGACCGGAGCTCCTGGCTCCGGCAGGAAACTTAGAGAAATTGAAATTCGCCGTGCATTATGGCGCGGATGCCGTCTATATCGGAGGCCAGAAATACGGTCTGCGCTCAGGCGCAGATAACTTCACCTTCGAGGAAATGCGCGAGGGTGTGGAATTTGCCAAGAAATATGGTGCCAAAGTATTCGTAGCCACCAATATCTATGCTCACAATGAAGATATCGCGGGGATTGAAGAATACCTGCGTAATTTATATGAGGCCGGAATTGCAGCGATTATCGTAGCCGATCCGGTGATTGTCGATACTGCCCTGCGCCTGGTGCCAGGTCTTGAGGTGCATTTAAGCACCCAGCAGTCCACGCTCAACTGGCAGGCAGTGTCTTATTGGAAGGAGGAGGGTCTGCCGCGCGTAGTATTGGGCCGGGAGACTAGCCTGGAGGAGATCGCCGAGATCAAGCAGCATGTGGATATTGAGATCGAGAGCTTCATCCATGGTGCTATGTGCTCTTCGTACTCCGGACGTTGTGTGTTATCCAACCACTTCACCGACCGTGACTCCAACCGCGGAGGCTGCTGCCAATCCTGCCGCTGGAAGTATGATCTGTTCGAAGATGCCCGTCCCGAAGGGAACTGGGTATCTGAAGAGGAACAAGCCGAGGCACCGCAGGCCTTGCAGCCCGGAATTACCCAGCTGCCGCTGCATCAGCCCGAGGATAATCCGTTCACTATGGGCTCGAAGGATCTCTGTATGCTGGAGAGTATTCCCGACCTGATCGAAGCCGGAATTGACAGCTTCAAGATTGAGGGCCGGATGAAATCGATTCACTATGTGGCCACCGTAGTGAATGCCTACCGCAAAGCCATAGATGCTTACATGGCCGACCCGGAAGGGTATGTGCTGAAGCCAGAATGGCTGGAGGAGCTGCAGAAGGCGGCTAACCGTCCGCTGAATACCGGCTTCTTCTACGACACACCGGACCATGAGGACCACATCTATGAACCCGAAGAGAAGGCAGCCCCGTATGATTTCGCGGGACTGGTGCTGGAGTATGATGCAGAGAGCGGGATGGCGCTCGTTCAGCAGCGCAACAACTTCAAGCCGGGACAGGAAGTGGAGTTCTTCGGCCCGGATGACACCTTCTTCAAACAGACCGTCGGAGAGCTGTGGGATGAGGCCGGCAATCCGCTGGATGTGGCCCGTCACCCGCTTCAGCGTGTGCGGATGAAGGTAGATCATCCTGTTGCTTATTTCGATATGATGCGCAAGCGGAAATAG
- a CDS encoding peptidase U32 family protein: MNNTPELLATAASLEEAAALLDAGASALLVGDDRFGMRLAGHFTLEDTAAVVKLAHARGGKVYVSINGLIPNTMLEELPAYVKAIGGLGVDGVEFGDPAVLAAVKAEAPEMKLHWNAEMTSTNYATANYWGRKGASRVVLARELNMDEMTEMVPNLEVEAQVQVHGMTNIYHSKRKLVASYMSHQGRPSDSGSLGKERGLFLIEAERPNEKFPIYEDENGTHIMSSDDICILEDLHFLLKAGVHSLKVEGLLKPVAYNVAVVKAYRHAMDVYAADPAEYAFEESWLEEVRALQDPERELSFGFFYKEQVY, encoded by the coding sequence ATGAATAACACACCGGAGCTGCTGGCGACAGCGGCTTCTCTGGAAGAAGCGGCAGCGCTGCTGGATGCAGGAGCGAGTGCTCTGCTGGTCGGCGATGACCGCTTTGGCATGCGTCTTGCCGGACATTTTACACTTGAAGACACGGCCGCAGTGGTTAAGCTGGCACATGCCCGGGGCGGTAAGGTATATGTAAGCATCAATGGACTGATTCCTAATACTATGCTGGAGGAGCTTCCGGCTTATGTGAAGGCCATCGGCGGGCTGGGTGTGGATGGGGTAGAGTTCGGTGATCCTGCCGTACTGGCAGCTGTCAAAGCTGAAGCGCCAGAAATGAAGCTGCACTGGAATGCGGAAATGACCTCAACCAATTATGCTACAGCCAATTACTGGGGCCGCAAGGGAGCTTCGCGGGTCGTTCTGGCACGTGAGCTGAATATGGATGAGATGACCGAGATGGTCCCTAACCTTGAGGTGGAAGCCCAGGTCCAGGTACACGGGATGACGAATATCTATCATTCCAAGCGTAAGCTGGTAGCAAGCTATATGTCCCATCAGGGCCGTCCGAGCGATAGCGGAAGCCTGGGGAAGGAGCGCGGGCTGTTCCTGATTGAAGCGGAGCGTCCGAATGAGAAGTTCCCGATCTATGAAGACGAGAACGGCACGCATATTATGAGCTCGGATGATATTTGCATTCTGGAGGATCTCCATTTCTTGTTAAAAGCCGGCGTACACAGCCTGAAGGTAGAGGGATTGCTGAAGCCGGTAGCTTATAATGTGGCTGTCGTTAAGGCTTACCGTCATGCTATGGACGTCTACGCCGCTGATCCCGCCGAATATGCATTCGAAGAGTCTTGGCTGGAGGAGGTCCGGGCTTTGCAGGACCCTGAGCGTGAGCTTTCGTTCGGCTTCTTCTATAAAGAGCAGGTATATTAA
- the mltG gene encoding endolytic transglycosylase MltG — MKAVIRTVLIFILVLAAAAGGGAWYIWNGMQPVKPAGPAVTVTIEKGMGSSQIADLLEQEGIIKHSLFFKGYLKWVQEGSSFKAGTYQVSPGDSYDTLISRLNAGDVVKEATVTFTIPEGYTAVQVAEKLAAAWNQKPEVFLALIDSGKGIEAVSKLEIPDNPLLRHRLEGYLFPETYELAKDSTPQEVIGAMLEQLVKKLDTIPEWKAKLANRGLSLHELLTVASLVEREVVVDKERPLVAGIIYNRLDKGQKLEIDATVQYLLDKQKERLYEKDLKVDSPYNTYKQAGLPPGPISSPGLASIEAAMTPEVSDYFFYVTKKDGSQGHLFARTYKEHLANIQKSKQNP, encoded by the coding sequence TTGAAAGCCGTGATCCGCACCGTGCTTATCTTCATTCTGGTCCTGGCAGCAGCTGCAGGAGGGGGAGCATGGTACATCTGGAATGGAATGCAGCCGGTCAAGCCCGCAGGGCCGGCCGTAACGGTTACAATAGAGAAGGGTATGGGGAGCTCGCAAATTGCCGACCTGCTTGAGCAAGAGGGCATTATTAAGCATAGCCTGTTCTTCAAAGGATATCTGAAATGGGTCCAGGAAGGCTCCAGCTTCAAGGCCGGCACGTATCAGGTAAGCCCCGGCGACTCCTACGATACGCTGATCAGCCGGTTGAATGCCGGAGATGTTGTGAAGGAAGCTACCGTTACGTTTACAATTCCTGAAGGGTATACTGCGGTCCAGGTGGCAGAAAAGCTGGCCGCTGCATGGAATCAGAAGCCGGAGGTCTTTCTTGCGCTGATTGATTCCGGTAAGGGAATAGAAGCTGTAAGCAAGCTGGAGATTCCGGACAATCCGCTGCTGCGCCACCGGCTGGAGGGGTATCTTTTCCCGGAGACCTATGAACTGGCTAAAGACAGCACTCCGCAGGAAGTCATCGGGGCGATGCTGGAGCAGCTGGTGAAGAAGCTGGATACGATTCCTGAGTGGAAGGCGAAGCTGGCGAACCGCGGGCTCTCGCTGCATGAGCTGCTGACCGTAGCTTCACTGGTGGAGCGTGAGGTGGTAGTAGACAAAGAACGTCCGCTGGTGGCTGGTATTATCTATAACCGGCTGGACAAGGGACAGAAGCTGGAGATCGATGCTACCGTCCAGTACTTGCTGGACAAGCAGAAAGAGCGGCTGTATGAGAAGGATCTGAAGGTAGACAGTCCTTATAATACGTATAAGCAGGCAGGCTTGCCGCCTGGACCGATCAGCAGTCCCGGGCTGGCGTCGATTGAAGCAGCTATGACGCCGGAAGTCTCGGATTATTTCTTCTATGTCACTAAGAAGGACGGCTCACAGGGACATTTATTTGCCAGAACCTACAAGGAACATTTAGCCAATATTCAAAAAAGCAAACAAAATCCTTAA
- a CDS encoding DUF1292 domain-containing protein: MTEFSADGAVWTSKLKEVYGETVELEDEQGKSSVYDIIAEFAVGDRAYAVLAGSGRAAEQEILRIVVSPDGLPELESIMDDEEWEDISELYDELTFPADSE, translated from the coding sequence ATGACTGAGTTTTCCGCTGATGGGGCGGTATGGACTTCTAAGCTCAAGGAAGTATATGGAGAAACAGTAGAACTGGAGGATGAGCAGGGCAAGTCTTCCGTTTACGATATTATTGCAGAATTTGCTGTGGGTGACCGTGCTTATGCCGTTCTGGCCGGATCGGGAAGAGCTGCGGAGCAGGAAATTCTGCGCATCGTAGTTTCTCCGGACGGACTTCCGGAACTGGAGAGCATTATGGACGATGAAGAGTGGGAGGATATTTCCGAGCTGTACGATGAGCTCACCTTCCCTGCGGATAGCGAGTAG
- a CDS encoding DUF1292 domain-containing protein: MTNEQIGQEEEPEIIYIPDEEGNEEEFEVIMKFEVDGSDAKYMMVVPLDSEDEETDEVYAFRYEEDGDDLQLFMIENDEEWAIVEETFNTLVDELDGGAEND; the protein is encoded by the coding sequence ATGACAAACGAACAGATCGGCCAAGAAGAGGAACCGGAAATTATCTATATTCCTGATGAGGAAGGTAATGAAGAGGAATTCGAGGTCATCATGAAGTTTGAAGTGGACGGATCGGATGCCAAGTATATGATGGTGGTTCCGCTCGATTCCGAGGATGAGGAGACAGATGAGGTCTACGCGTTCCGTTATGAGGAAGACGGCGACGATCTGCAGCTCTTCATGATTGAGAATGACGAGGAGTGGGCCATTGTAGAGGAGACCTTCAATACTTTGGTTGACGAGCTGGATGGAGGAGCAGAGAATGACTGA
- the ruvX gene encoding Holliday junction resolvase RuvX: MKKLGLDYGDRRIGVATSDIFGWTAQSLETIERRGNGNEFDRIRELVKEHEIGEIVVGLPKNMNGSVGPRGEICIEFADKLREQLDLPVHLWDERLTTVSAERVLIDGDVSRKKRKGLVDKMAAALILQNFLDANSKR, from the coding sequence ATGAAGAAGCTGGGACTGGATTACGGCGACCGCAGAATCGGTGTCGCCACAAGCGATATTTTCGGATGGACAGCACAGTCTCTGGAGACCATTGAGCGGCGCGGCAACGGCAATGAGTTCGACCGCATCCGTGAGCTGGTCAAGGAGCACGAAATCGGCGAGATTGTTGTCGGGCTGCCGAAGAACATGAACGGCTCCGTAGGACCCCGTGGTGAAATTTGCATCGAATTCGCAGATAAGCTGCGGGAGCAACTCGATTTACCCGTACACCTTTGGGATGAGCGTCTGACGACGGTATCTGCTGAGCGGGTGCTGATAGACGGGGACGTCAGCCGGAAGAAACGCAAGGGGCTGGTGGACAAAATGGCCGCAGCGCTGATTTTGCAAAATTTTTTGGATGCTAACAGTAAAAGGTGA
- a CDS encoding IreB family regulatory phosphoprotein, whose amino-acid sequence MDSMDKTVKFNVKGDEKEASPQEILLAVYDALVEKEYHPINQIVGYLLSGDPAYIPRHNNARSLVRRKERDELIEELVRFYLANHRVDQPK is encoded by the coding sequence ATGGACTCCATGGACAAAACGGTCAAATTCAATGTGAAGGGCGACGAAAAGGAAGCCTCTCCCCAGGAAATACTGCTCGCCGTGTACGACGCGCTGGTGGAGAAAGAATATCATCCGATCAATCAGATCGTAGGGTATCTTCTCTCAGGAGATCCGGCTTACATTCCACGCCACAACAATGCGAGAAGTTTGGTCCGGAGGAAAGAGCGTGATGAGCTGATCGAAGAACTGGTCCGTTTCTATCTGGCCAATCATCGGGTGGACCAGCCCAAATGA
- the alaS gene encoding alanine--tRNA ligase, translating to MKASEIRSKWLQFFESKNHKIEPSASLVPHNDPSLLWINAGMAPLKAYFDGREIPENPRLTNSQKCIRTNDIENVGKTRRHHTFFEMLGNFSIGDYFKEEAITWAWEFLTGKEWIGFDGDRISVTVYAEDEEAFKLWNEKVGLPAERIIKLGDENFWDIGEGPCGPCSEIFYDRGEAYGSDMSDPEMYPGGENERWLEVWNLVFSQFNHNKDGSYTPLPNKNIDTGAGLERFASILQDVDSNFDTDLFQPIIQKTAGLAGVTYKDNVEQDIALKVIADHVRTVTFAVGDGVLPSNEGRGYIIRRLLRRAVRYGKTLGLDRPFLHELTETVGEIMGVYYPSVVENREYIARIIRLEEERFHETLSDGLAILGEISAKAKADGLSTIAGADAFKLYDTYGFPFDLTEDFASEQGLAVDRAGFDAAMQEQRDRARAARQDSASMKIQGGALAELTVKSEFVGYNDTVTESKVLAIVVDGALQDTVSEGAECQVILESTPFYAESGGQVSDTGVLTGGSVTAKVNGLFKAPHGQHVHLVTVEAGDLKVGDTVRAEVNRAEREDIVKNHTATHLLHKALKEVLGSHVNQAGSLVEGSRLRFDFSHFGAITPEELSDIEQRVNAQIWRSLPVVIENKPIDEAKAMGAMALFGEKYGNVVRVVQVGDYSLELCGGCHVSNTAQIGIFKLLSESGIGSGVRRIEAVTGRYAYQFTESQLDLLKQSAALLKSSLTDVPKRIEALHAQVRELGRENESLQSKLSATFAAELTSSVITVGGGTQLLAVSVQAGNIDALRSTADELKSKLPQAILVLGAAMDDKVNFVVAVPQELVQKGFHAGKLVKEIAAVCGGGGGGRPDMAQAGGKDASKLGEALKKAEELVAAQA from the coding sequence ATGAAAGCAAGTGAAATCCGTTCCAAATGGCTGCAGTTTTTTGAGAGTAAGAACCATAAGATTGAGCCGAGCGCCTCGCTCGTGCCCCACAATGATCCTTCGCTGCTGTGGATTAACGCAGGTATGGCGCCGCTGAAGGCGTACTTCGACGGCCGGGAGATTCCTGAGAATCCCCGCCTGACGAACTCGCAGAAATGTATCCGCACCAATGATATTGAGAACGTGGGCAAGACGCGCCGCCACCATACATTCTTTGAGATGCTGGGTAACTTCTCCATCGGCGATTACTTCAAGGAAGAGGCCATCACCTGGGCCTGGGAATTTCTGACCGGCAAGGAGTGGATCGGCTTCGACGGCGACCGGATCTCCGTGACCGTGTATGCTGAGGACGAAGAAGCGTTCAAGCTGTGGAATGAGAAGGTCGGCCTGCCCGCAGAACGCATCATCAAGCTGGGCGACGAGAACTTCTGGGATATCGGCGAAGGCCCGTGCGGCCCGTGCTCGGAGATTTTCTATGACCGCGGTGAAGCGTACGGCAGTGATATGAGTGATCCGGAGATGTATCCGGGCGGTGAGAATGAGCGTTGGCTGGAGGTCTGGAACCTCGTATTCTCGCAGTTCAACCATAACAAGGACGGCAGCTATACGCCGCTTCCCAACAAGAATATTGATACCGGCGCAGGCCTGGAGCGCTTCGCTTCCATTCTCCAGGATGTGGATTCCAACTTCGATACCGATCTGTTCCAGCCGATTATCCAGAAGACTGCCGGGCTTGCCGGAGTAACCTACAAGGATAATGTTGAACAGGATATCGCGCTAAAAGTCATTGCCGACCATGTACGTACCGTTACCTTTGCAGTGGGTGACGGTGTGCTTCCTTCCAATGAAGGGCGCGGCTATATTATCCGCCGTCTGCTCCGCCGCGCCGTTCGCTACGGCAAGACGCTGGGACTGGACCGTCCGTTCCTGCATGAGCTGACTGAGACGGTTGGAGAGATTATGGGAGTGTATTATCCTTCCGTGGTCGAGAACCGTGAATATATCGCCCGGATCATCCGTCTGGAAGAGGAACGCTTCCATGAGACGTTGTCCGATGGTCTGGCGATTCTCGGGGAGATCAGCGCCAAAGCCAAAGCAGACGGCCTGAGTACCATTGCCGGTGCCGATGCATTCAAGCTCTATGACACGTATGGCTTCCCGTTTGACCTGACCGAGGACTTCGCGTCCGAGCAGGGGCTTGCCGTAGACCGTGCAGGCTTCGATGCCGCGATGCAGGAGCAGCGTGACCGGGCCAGAGCAGCCCGTCAGGACAGCGCCAGCATGAAGATTCAGGGCGGTGCACTTGCTGAGCTTACGGTTAAAAGTGAATTTGTTGGATATAATGACACGGTAACAGAGTCCAAGGTGCTGGCGATTGTGGTAGACGGCGCGCTTCAGGATACAGTAAGCGAAGGCGCCGAGTGCCAGGTGATCCTGGAGTCAACACCGTTCTATGCAGAGAGCGGCGGCCAAGTCAGCGACACCGGCGTTCTGACCGGCGGATCGGTGACTGCTAAGGTGAACGGCCTCTTCAAAGCACCGCACGGCCAGCATGTTCATCTGGTTACAGTTGAGGCAGGCGATCTGAAGGTCGGCGATACCGTCCGTGCCGAAGTGAACCGGGCGGAGCGCGAGGATATCGTGAAGAACCATACCGCCACCCACTTGCTGCACAAGGCACTGAAGGAGGTGCTGGGCAGCCATGTGAATCAGGCAGGCTCTTTAGTAGAAGGCTCGCGCCTGAGGTTTGACTTCTCGCATTTTGGAGCGATCACTCCAGAGGAGCTCAGCGATATCGAGCAGCGCGTGAACGCGCAGATCTGGCGCAGCCTTCCTGTAGTCATTGAGAATAAGCCGATAGATGAAGCCAAAGCCATGGGAGCGATGGCCCTCTTCGGAGAGAAATACGGCAATGTTGTCCGTGTCGTTCAAGTCGGCGACTACAGCCTGGAGCTGTGCGGCGGATGCCATGTGTCTAATACAGCGCAGATCGGAATCTTCAAGCTGCTCAGCGAGAGCGGCATCGGTTCCGGGGTGCGCCGGATTGAAGCTGTGACTGGCCGTTACGCCTATCAGTTCACGGAGAGTCAGCTGGACCTGCTGAAGCAATCGGCAGCCCTGCTCAAATCTTCGCTGACCGATGTGCCGAAGCGGATTGAAGCTCTGCATGCCCAGGTACGCGAGCTGGGCCGTGAGAATGAATCGCTCCAGTCTAAGCTGAGCGCAACCTTCGCAGCAGAGCTGACCAGCAGTGTCATCACAGTAGGCGGAGGAACGCAGCTTCTTGCGGTCTCCGTGCAAGCCGGCAATATTGATGCTTTGCGCTCGACCGCAGACGAACTAAAGTCCAAGCTTCCGCAGGCCATCCTGGTGCTCGGTGCTGCAATGGATGACAAGGTGAACTTCGTCGTGGCCGTGCCTCAGGAACTGGTCCAGAAGGGCTTCCATGCCGGCAAGCTGGTGAAGGAGATCGCTGCAGTCTGCGGCGGCGGCGGCGGCGGACGTCCGGATATGGCGCAGGCCGGAGGCAAGGACGCTTCCAAGCTGGGTGAAGCCCTGAAGAAGGCCGAGGAACTGGTAGCCGCACAGGCATAA
- a CDS encoding type II toxin-antitoxin system RelE/ParE family toxin, with amino-acid sequence MQVVWTKSAAQSFSKIESTHFSPQETAEYKLKLFMRIEEKVTRSGKLFPSRTYKDTYYIRIDRYIVSYQPSKDGSTYIITAFKHGRQN; translated from the coding sequence ATGCAGGTAGTCTGGACTAAGAGTGCGGCGCAGAGCTTTTCCAAGATCGAGAGCACCCACTTCTCACCACAGGAAACAGCAGAATATAAATTAAAACTTTTCATGCGTATTGAGGAAAAGGTGACTCGGTCAGGAAAGCTGTTTCCATCAAGAACTTATAAAGATACTTACTATATTCGTATTGATCGTTATATTGTTTCCTACCAGCCATCTAAGGATGGCTCTACATATATAATTACTGCTTTTAAACATGGAAGGCAGAATTAG